Proteins found in one Passer domesticus isolate bPasDom1 chromosome 16, bPasDom1.hap1, whole genome shotgun sequence genomic segment:
- the ELMO2 gene encoding engulfment and cell motility protein 2 isoform X5 yields the protein MKKICKGAIEERIWLLSIDMSSSNQEIQTYAIALINALFLKAPEDKRQQDKLLNPLDLPITEMANAFAQKHLRSIILNHVIRGNRPIKTEMAHQLYVLQVLTFNLLEERMMTKMDPNDQAQRDIIFELRRIAFDAESDSNTVPGSGTEKRKAMYTKDYKMLGFTNHINPAMDFTQTPPGMLALDNMLYLAKFHQDTYIRIVLENSSREDKHECPFGRSAIELTRMLCEILQVGELPNEGRNDYHPMFFTHDRAFEELFAICIQLLNKTWKEMRATAEDFNKVMQVVREQITRALPSKPNSLDQFKSKLRSLSYSEILRLRQSERMSQDDFQSPPIVELREKIQPEILELIKQQRLNRLCEGSSFRKIGNRRRQERFWYCRLALNHKVLHYGDLEDNAQGEVTFESLQEKIPVADIKAIVTGKDCPHMKEKSALKQNKAMLELAFSILYDPDETLNFIAPNKYEYCIWIDGLNALLGKDMSSELTKSDLDTLLSMEMKLRLLDLENIQIPEAPPPIPKEPSSYDFVYHYG from the exons ATGAAAAAGATTTGCAAGGGAGCAATAGAAGAAAGAATATGGTTGTTATCTATAGATATGTCAAG cTCAAACCAAGAGATTCAGACATATGCCATTGCCTTGATCAATGCCCTCTTCCTGAAGGCACCTGAGGACAAGAGACAG CAGGACAAGCTGCTTAACCCACTAGACCTGCCCATCACT GAAATGGCTAATGCATTTGCCCAGAAGCACCTGAGGTCTATAATCCTAAAT CATGTGATCAGAGGAAACCGTCCCATTAAAACAGAAATGGCACATCAGCTCTACGTCCTGCAGGTCCTGACCTTTAATCTCCTGGAAGAGAGAATGATGACCAAGATGGATCCCAATGATCAG GCACAGAGAGACATCATATTTGAGTTGAGAAGAATTGCATTTGATGCAGAGTCTGACAGCAACACTGTCCCTGGCAGCGGAACAGAGAAACGCAAAGCCATGTACACCAAGGACTACAAGATGCTGGGATTCACT aatcacatcAATCCAGCCATGGATTTTACACAGACTCCTCCTGGGATGCTGGCATTGGACAACATGCTTTACTTGGCCAAATTTCATCAGGACACCTATATCAGG ATTGTTCTGGAGAACAGCAGCCGAGAGGATAAACATGAGTGTCCCTTTGGGCGCAGTGCCATTGAGCTCACCAGGATGCTCTGTGAGATCCTGCAAGTTGGGGAACTCC cCAATGAAGGCCGGAATGACTATCACCCCATGTTTTTCACCCATGACCGTGCATTTGAGGAACTGTTTGCCATCTGTATCCAGCTGTTGAACAAGACCTGGAAAGAAATGAGGGCGACAGCAGAAGATTTTAATAAG GTTATGCAGGTTGTTAGGGAACAGATCACAAGGGCTCTGCCCTCTAAACCCAACTCCTTGGACCAGTTCAAGAGCAAACTGCGCAGCCTGAGCTATTCTGAGATTCTGCGGCTACGCCAGTCTGAGAGGATGAGCCAAGATGACTTCCAGTCTCCACCTATTGT GGAGCTGAGAGAGAAAATCCAACCTGAGATCTTGGAGCTGATAAAGCAGCAGCGCCTGAACAGGCTTTGTGAGGGAAGTAGCTTTAGGAAAATTGGAAATCGCAGAAGACAAG AAAGATTCTGGTATTGTCGCCTGGCTCTGAATCACAAGGTGCTACACTATGGAGACCTGGAAGATAATGCCCAGGGGGAAGTGACCTTTGAATCTTTACAAGAAAAAA TTCCAGTTGCAGACATCAAAGCCATTGTCACAGGGAAGGACTGTCCACACATGAAGGAGAAAAGTGCACTGAAACAGAATAAGGCAA TGTTAGAATTGGCCTTCTCCATATTATACGATCCCGATGAGACCTTGAACTTCATCGCACCTAATAAATATGAG TACTGTATCTGGATTGATGGGCTTAATGCCCTCTTGGGGAAGGACATGTCCAGTGAGCTGACCAAGAGCGACCTGGACACGCTGCTGAGCATGGAGATGAAGCTGAGGCTCCTGGACTTGGAGAACATCCAGATCCCCGAAGCGCCGCCGCCGATCCCCAAGGAGCCGAGCAGCTACGACTTCGTGTACCACTACGGCTGA
- the ELMO2 gene encoding engulfment and cell motility protein 2 isoform X6 — MKKICKGAIEERIWLLSIDMSSSNQEIQTYAIALINALFLKAPEDKRQDKLLNPLDLPITEMANAFAQKHLRSIILNHVIRGNRPIKTEMAHQLYVLQVLTFNLLEERMMTKMDPNDQAQRDIIFELRRIAFDAESDSNTVPGSGTEKRKAMYTKDYKMLGFTNHINPAMDFTQTPPGMLALDNMLYLAKFHQDTYIRIVLENSSREDKHECPFGRSAIELTRMLCEILQVGELPNEGRNDYHPMFFTHDRAFEELFAICIQLLNKTWKEMRATAEDFNKVMQVVREQITRALPSKPNSLDQFKSKLRSLSYSEILRLRQSERMSQDDFQSPPIVELREKIQPEILELIKQQRLNRLCEGSSFRKIGNRRRQERFWYCRLALNHKVLHYGDLEDNAQGEVTFESLQEKIPVADIKAIVTGKDCPHMKEKSALKQNKAMLELAFSILYDPDETLNFIAPNKYEYCIWIDGLNALLGKDMSSELTKSDLDTLLSMEMKLRLLDLENIQIPEAPPPIPKEPSSYDFVYHYG; from the exons ATGAAAAAGATTTGCAAGGGAGCAATAGAAGAAAGAATATGGTTGTTATCTATAGATATGTCAAG cTCAAACCAAGAGATTCAGACATATGCCATTGCCTTGATCAATGCCCTCTTCCTGAAGGCACCTGAGGACAAGAGACAG GACAAGCTGCTTAACCCACTAGACCTGCCCATCACT GAAATGGCTAATGCATTTGCCCAGAAGCACCTGAGGTCTATAATCCTAAAT CATGTGATCAGAGGAAACCGTCCCATTAAAACAGAAATGGCACATCAGCTCTACGTCCTGCAGGTCCTGACCTTTAATCTCCTGGAAGAGAGAATGATGACCAAGATGGATCCCAATGATCAG GCACAGAGAGACATCATATTTGAGTTGAGAAGAATTGCATTTGATGCAGAGTCTGACAGCAACACTGTCCCTGGCAGCGGAACAGAGAAACGCAAAGCCATGTACACCAAGGACTACAAGATGCTGGGATTCACT aatcacatcAATCCAGCCATGGATTTTACACAGACTCCTCCTGGGATGCTGGCATTGGACAACATGCTTTACTTGGCCAAATTTCATCAGGACACCTATATCAGG ATTGTTCTGGAGAACAGCAGCCGAGAGGATAAACATGAGTGTCCCTTTGGGCGCAGTGCCATTGAGCTCACCAGGATGCTCTGTGAGATCCTGCAAGTTGGGGAACTCC cCAATGAAGGCCGGAATGACTATCACCCCATGTTTTTCACCCATGACCGTGCATTTGAGGAACTGTTTGCCATCTGTATCCAGCTGTTGAACAAGACCTGGAAAGAAATGAGGGCGACAGCAGAAGATTTTAATAAG GTTATGCAGGTTGTTAGGGAACAGATCACAAGGGCTCTGCCCTCTAAACCCAACTCCTTGGACCAGTTCAAGAGCAAACTGCGCAGCCTGAGCTATTCTGAGATTCTGCGGCTACGCCAGTCTGAGAGGATGAGCCAAGATGACTTCCAGTCTCCACCTATTGT GGAGCTGAGAGAGAAAATCCAACCTGAGATCTTGGAGCTGATAAAGCAGCAGCGCCTGAACAGGCTTTGTGAGGGAAGTAGCTTTAGGAAAATTGGAAATCGCAGAAGACAAG AAAGATTCTGGTATTGTCGCCTGGCTCTGAATCACAAGGTGCTACACTATGGAGACCTGGAAGATAATGCCCAGGGGGAAGTGACCTTTGAATCTTTACAAGAAAAAA TTCCAGTTGCAGACATCAAAGCCATTGTCACAGGGAAGGACTGTCCACACATGAAGGAGAAAAGTGCACTGAAACAGAATAAGGCAA TGTTAGAATTGGCCTTCTCCATATTATACGATCCCGATGAGACCTTGAACTTCATCGCACCTAATAAATATGAG TACTGTATCTGGATTGATGGGCTTAATGCCCTCTTGGGGAAGGACATGTCCAGTGAGCTGACCAAGAGCGACCTGGACACGCTGCTGAGCATGGAGATGAAGCTGAGGCTCCTGGACTTGGAGAACATCCAGATCCCCGAAGCGCCGCCGCCGATCCCCAAGGAGCCGAGCAGCTACGACTTCGTGTACCACTACGGCTGA